In Actinoplanes lobatus, the DNA window GGCGTCACTGGCCAAGGGCCTGCTGGCCCGGGAGCCGGCCGCGCCGAACGGGCAAGTCCCGCCCGACGCCAGCCCGTCCACCCTGCCGACCGGCACCTACCGGGAGGCCGTCGACCACGCTCCGCCGCCGCCGACCATCGCGGCCACCGATCCGCCGGAGGGCGGGTCAGTACCCGATGGGAAGCCCGGCGTAGTTCTCGGCGAGGCCGGTGGCTCCGGCCCGGCTGCCGGCGACCCAGCGTAGTTGCGAGAGCTGTAGCTCGGCGTCGAACGGGTCGCCGGAGGTGTGCAGCATCGTCGTCATCCACCAGGAGAAGTGGGTGCACCGCCAGACCCGGCGCTGCGCGTCGTCCGAGTAACGGTCGGCAAGCGCCGGGTTCTTCTCCTTCAGTGACGCGATGAGTGCCTTACCGAGCATTGCCACGTCGGCGATCGCCAGGTTGAGGCCCTTGGCGCCGGTCGGCGGGACGATGTGTGCCGCGTCGCCGGCCAGGAACAGGTTGCCGTGCCGCATCGGCGTCTGCACGTAGCTGCGCATCGGCAGGACGCTCTTGTCGGTGATCGGGCCGGGGTTGAGTTTCCAGCCGTTCTGCCCGTGCCCGAGCCGGGTGGACAGCTCCTCCCAGATCCGGTCGTCGGACCAGGACCGCGGGTCGGTGCCGTTGGGGACCTGGAGGTAGAGGCGGCTGACGCTGTCCGAGCGCATCGAGTGCAGGGCGAAGCCGTTCGGGTGCCAGGCGTAGATCAGCTCGTCGGTGGACGGGGCGACGTCGGCGAGGATCCCGAACCAGGAGTACGGGTAGACCTTTTCATACGCCTTCGCGGCGGGCACGGCCTGCCGGCTGGGCCCGAACGAGCCGTCGCAACCGGCCACGAAAGCGGCATCAAGGCGCTGCATCTGTCCAGATTTATCGGTAAATATCACATATGGCCGGTCGGAAGTCACGTCATGCAGCTCGACCCCCGACACCTCGTAGTGGATCTCCTGACCGTCGGCATGGCGGGCCGCGATCAGATCCTTCTGCACCTCGGTCTGCCCGTAGACCCACACGCTGCGCCCGGTCAGGTCGACGAAGTCCAGGTGGTGCCGTTCGCCCGGCCACTGGAGGTAGATGCCCCGGTGCTGGTCACCCTCGGCCCGCAGCCGGGACCCGAGCCCCACCGACTCCAGCAGCTCGACGCTGGAGTGCTCCAGGATGCCGGCCCGGATCCGGGCCGCGACGTACTCCTCGGAGCGGGTCTCCAGGACCACCGAGGAGACCCCGCCCTGGGCGAGGAGGTGGGAGAGCAGAAGTCCGGCCGGGCCGGCGCCGATGATGGCGACCTGGGTACGCATGCCCCCAGCGTTCAGTCCCGAACCGCCGGGACACAAGACCCTATTTCCACTGAATGGAAGGATCACCGGTGAGGGTCCGGCCGATGCCGTGCGCCGCCACCTGGAGGGCGGAGACCAGCCGGGGCAGTTGCCGGCGCAGGTCGGGCACCACCATGCCGAGGGCCGCCACCACGGTGTCGCCGCTGCGCACCGGCACCGCCACCGAGCAGGCGCCCAGGCTCATCTCCTCGCCGGTGGTGGAGTACCCCTCGGCGCGGACCCGGCGCAACTGTTCCAGCAGGCGGGCGGGCTGGGTGACGGTGTAGGCGGTGATCCGGGTGAGGTTCTGGAGCACCTCCATGCGGACCTCCTCCGGGGCGTAGGCGAGCAGCACCTTGCCGACCCCGGTGGCGTGCATCGGCAGGCGGGACCCGACCCGGCTCACCACCGGCACCGAGACGTGGCCGGCCAGGCGTTCCACGTACAGGACCTGGAGACCGTCACGGACGGCCAGGTGCACGGTCGCGAGGGTGGTTCCGTACAGATCATGCAAAAATGGGGACGCGGCCTGGCGCAGGCCGCTCTGCACCGGCGCGAGCAGCCCGAGTTGCCAGATCCGCCGGCCGATCACGTACTCGCCGTTCGGCTCGCGCGCCAGCGCACCCCACCGCTGCAACTCACCGACCAGGCGATGCGCGGTCGCCAGCGGCAGATCGGCACGGCGCGCCAGATCGGTCAGGGAGAGGCTGCGGTGCTCGCCGTCGAAGGCGCCGAGGATGGCCAGCGCGCGGGACGTGACAGTGGCCCCCACGGATCCTCCTTCCGTTCAGTGGAAGAAGAGTATCGCCGCGGGCCGCGTTTCCGCCTAGCGTCCGGAGCGTGAACATGGAGTCGTCACAAGCTGACATCAACAGGGAGATCGAGGCGGCGGCCCAGCAATCGGGCGGGCCCCAGCCGAAGATCGACTACGCCCCGTACCGGAGCAGCATCCTCCGGCACCCCAAGCAGCCGGCACACCTGATCGACCCGGAGGCGGTCGAGCTGTGGGCCCCGGCCTTCGGTCACCGTGACGTCGCCGACGACGAGGCCGACCTGACCATCCAGCACGCCGGCACCCCGCTGGGCGAGCGGATCGTGGTCACCGGCCGGGTCCTCGACGGCGACGGCCGCCCGGTCGCCGGCCAGCTCGTCGAGGTGTGGCAGGCCAACGCCGCGGGCCGCTACCGGCACCAGCGCGACCAGCACCCGGCGCCGCACGACCCGAACTTCACCGGAGTGGGCCGGATGCTCACCGGGCCGGACGGGACCTACCGGTTCCAGACCATCAAGCCGGGACCGTACCCGTGGCGCAACCACATCAACGCGTGGCGGCCCGCCCACATCCACTTCTCGATCTTCGGCACCGACTTCACCCAGCGCCTGGTCACCCAGATGTACTTCCCGGGCGACCCGCTGTTCCCGCTCGACCCGATCTACCAGTCGATCACCGACCCCAAGGCGCGGGAACTGCTGATCGCCCAGTACGACCACGACGTGACCACCCCGGAGTGGAGCACCGGCTACCGCTGGGACATCGTTCTCACCGGCACCCACCGCACTCCGCTGGAGTCCGACACCGAGGAAGAAGTCAAATGAGCGCGGTTCCCGGGCAGACCGTCGGCCCCTTCTTCCACCTGGGGCTGGAGTACGACGGCATGAACGAGCTGGTCCCCCCGGGCCACCCGCGGGCGCTGCGCCTGCACGGCCACGTCTACGACGGCGCCGGTGACCCGGTCCCGGACGCGGTCATCGAGATCTGGCAGGCCGACCCGCAGGGCCACATCCTGCGCCAGCCCGGCTCGCTGCGCCGCGACGGCTGGACCTTCACCGGCTGGGGCCGCGCCGCCACCGGCCCGGACGGGCACTACCAGTTCACCACCCTGGAACCGGGCGCCACCGAGCCCGGAAAGGCGCCGTTCTTCGCCGTCACGGTCTTCGCCCGCGGCCTGCTCGACCGCCTGTTCACCCGGGCCTACCTGCCGGACGACCCGGACGTCCTGGCCAACGACACCCTGCTGGAGTCGGTCGCGCCGGACCGCCGCGCCACGCTGATCGCGCGCCGCGATCCGGACGGCGCCGTCTTCGACATCCGCCTCCAGGGCGACGACGAGACGATCTTCCTCACCTACCCGCGCCTTCGCGACGCATGGGCCTGACGCACGGTTCGTGCCGCGCGTTCCGGGCATCCGGTGGTGAGGCGAAGAGCATGAGGGGTACGCGGTGAGCGATCTGTTGTGGCCCGGTGACGAGCGGGCCGGTGACCTCTTCACGGACGCGGCCGTGTGTGCGGCCATGGTCCGTGCCGAGGCCGCCTGGCTGGCCGCGCTCGTGCTGCACGGCGTCGCCGCCCCGGACGCCCGGGACGACCTGAACGGGCTGATCGGCCCGGACGACGTGGCGGCGGTGGCGGCCGGCGCCGAGTCCGGCGGCAACCCGCTCATCCCGCTGCTCAAGCTCCTCCGCAAACGGCTCGGAGCGCGTAACCCGGCCGCCGCGTCCTGGCTGCACCGGGGCCTCACCAGCCAGGACGTGGTGGACACCGGGCTGGCGCTGTGCCTGCGCGACGCCGCCGACCGGATCGGCGACGACCTGGCCGCCCAGGCCACGACCCTGGCCCGGCTCGCCGAGGAGCACCGGGACACCCCGATGGCCGGACGCACGCTGACCCAGCACGCCGTACCGATCACCTTCGGTCTCAAAGCCGCCGGCTGGCTGACCGGCGTGCTGGACGCCCGGGACCGCCTGGCCGCCGTCTCGGACCTGCCGTTGCAGGTCGGCGGCGCGGCCGGCAGCCTGGCCGCGCCGGTCGCCCTGTCCGGCTCCGCGGTGGTGGTCGGCGACCTGATCGAGACCACCGCGGAGACCCTCGGCCTGCCGGTGCGCGACCCCTGGCACACCGCCCGGGCGCCGCTCACCGGCCTCGCCGACGCCATGGTGACCTGCACCGACGCGTGGGGGCGGATCGCCAACGACGTGCTCGTCGCCGCCCGGCCGGAGATCCACGAGCTGTCCGAGGGCACGGTCGCCGGGCGCGGCGGCTCGTCGGCCATGCCGAACAAGCAGAACCCGGTGCTGTCCGTCCTGGTCAAGCGGGCCGCGCTGGCCGCCCCGTTCCTGGCCGCGACCGTGCACGCGGGCGCGGCCGCCGCCGTCGACGAGCGGCCGGACGGCGGCTGGCACGTCGAATGGGCCACCCTGCGCACGCTGGCCCGCCGCACCGTGACGGCCGGCTCGCAGACCGCCGAGCTGCTGGCCGGGCTCCAGGTGGAGACCGCCTGGATGACCGCCAACCTGACCGCGGCCCGGCCCGGGATCGACGCCGAACAGCGGTCGATCAACCCGGGCGCGGCCTCCGGCGAGCCCTACCCGGGCACCACCGACCGGATCATCGACGCCGCCATCGCCCGTGCGAAGGAGCACCGCTGATGACCGGCCGCCGGTACGCCGTACCCCTGAAAAAGCTCGCGCCGAGGCGCGGAGAGGGACCAGATTGCTGACCGCGACCACCTTCACCGACGCCCCCGGCCGGCCGTTGCTGCTGCTCGGGCCGTCGGTGGGGACCACCGCCGAGACGCTGTGGGCACGCTGCGCCGCCCGCCTCTACGGCCGTTACCACGTGGTGGGCTGGGATCTGCCCGGCCATGGCCGCAGCGCCCCGGCGACCGGCCCGTACACCATCGCCGACCTGGCCCGGGAGGTGCTCGCGCTGGCCGGGCGGATCCGGCCGGGGGAGGCCTTCGGCTACGCCGGCGACTCGATCGGCGGCGCCGTCGGCCTGCAACTCCTGCTGGACGCGCCCGAGCGGGTGACCGCGGCCGCGCTGCTCTGCACCGGCGCGCGGATCGGCGAGGCGCCGATGTGGCACGACCGGGCGAAACTGGTCCGGGCCGAGGGCATGGAGCCGGTGGTCGCCGGATCCCGGGAGCGCTGGTTCGCGCCCGGATTCACCGGCGCCGAGCCGCTGATCGCGGCGCTGCGGGCCACCGACACGGAGAGCTACGCGCGGGCGTGCGAGGCGCTGGCCGAGTTCGACGTCCGCGACCGGCTCGCCGAGATCGCCGCCCCGGTGCTGGCGGTGGCCGGCGGGCACGACAAGCCGACCCCGGTGGACAGCCTGGCCGCCATCGCGGACGGCGTCCTGCACGGCCGCCTGGTGGTCCTCGACGACGTCGCCCACCTGGCCCCGGCCGAGGCCCCGGAGGTCGTCGCCACCCTGCTCGACCAGCACTTCGACGAGCTGCGCGCGACCGGCATCAGCGTCCGCCGGGAGGTGCTCGGGCCGGCGCACGTGGACCGGGCCACCGCCGGGACCACCGCGTTCACCCGCGACTTCCAGGACATGATCACCCGGTACGCGTGGGCCGAGATCTGGACCCGCCCCGGCCTGGAACGGCGGGACCGCTCGCTGATCACCCTGACCGCCCTGATCGCTCTCGGACACCACGAGGAGCTGGCCATGCACGTACGGGCGGCCCGCACCAACGGCCTGTCCGACGACGAGATCAAGGAACTGATCCTCCAGACCGCGATCTACTGTGGCGTTCCCGCCGCCAACACCGCCTTCCGGATCGCCCAGCGCGTCCTGACCGAGCTCGACGAGGAGCAGCACCAGTGACCGATTCGTTCGTCTACGCCGCCGCCCGTACCCCGTTCGGCCGCTACTCCGGCGCCCTCGCCGACGTGCGCCCCGACGACCTGGCCGCCACCGCCCTGACCGGCCTGCTCGCCAAGGCCCCGGACCTGGACCCCGGCCGCATCGACGACGTCTACTGGGGCAACGCCAACGGCGCCGGCGAGGACAACCGCAACGTCGGCCGGATGGCCGTGCTGCTCGCCGGCCTGCCCACCAGCGTCCCGGCGTCGACCGTGAACCGGCTCTGCGGCTCCAGCCTGGACGCCGCCATCATCGGCTCCCGGGCGATCGCCGCCGGGGACGCCGAGATCGTGGTGATCGGCGGCGTCGAGTCGATGACCCGGGCCCCGTGGGTGCTGCCGAAACCGTCCCGCGCCTTCCCGGCCGGCAACCTGGAGGCGGTCTCCACCACGCTCGGCTGGCGCCTGGTCAACCCGCGGATGCCGGCCGAGTGGACGATCTCGCTGGGTGAGTGCAACGAGCAGCTGGGGGAGAAGTACGGCATCTCCCGGGACCGGCAGGACGCGTTCGCGGCCCGTTCCCACCAGCTCGCCGACAAGGCCTGGAACGACGGCTTCTACGACTCCCTGACCGTGCCGGCCGGTGACCTGACCAGGGACGAGGGCATCCGGCCCGACAGCAGCGCCGAGAAGCTCGCCAAACTCAAGCCGTCCTTCCGCAGGGAGGGGACGATCACCGCCGGCAACGCCTCCCCGCTCAACGACGGCGCCGGGGCCGTGCTGCTCGGCACCGCGGCCGCCGCCTTCCACATCGGCTTCGACCCGATCGCCCGGATCGCCGGCCGCGGCGCGCACGCCCTCGACCCGCAGGACTTCGGGTTCGCCCCGGTCCAGGCCGCCGAGAAGGCGCTGCGGCAGGCCGGCATCGGCTGGTCCGACGTCGGCGCGGTCGAACTCAACGAGGCGTTCGCCGTACAGTCGCTGGCCTGCGTCGACGCCTGGGGCATCGACCCGGGGATCGTCAACACCCGCGGCGGCGCCATCGCCATCGGCCACCCGCTCGGCGCGTCCGGCGCCCGGATCCTCGGCACCCTCGCCCACGTGCTGCGCGAACGCAACCAGCGCTGGGGTGTCGCGGCCATCTGTATCGGCGTGGGCCAGGCCCTCGCCGTCGTCCTGGAGAACTGCACTCAGTGAAGACACGCACAACCGACGCGCTGACCGCGGTCAAGGAGATCAACGACGGGGACACGGTCCTCGTCGGCGGGTTCGGCATGGCCGGGATGCCGGTCGAGCTGATCGACGCGCTGATCGAGCACGGCGCCGGCGACCTCACCATCGTCAGCAACAACGCCGGGAACGGGGACACCGGCCTGGCCGCGCTGATCGCCGCGGGACGCGTACGAAAAATGGTCTGCTCCTTTCCGCGCCAAGCGGACTCCTGGCACTTCGACGGCATGTACCGGGCCGGAAAGATCGAGCTGGAGCTGGTCCCGCAGGGCAACCTGGCCGAGCGGATGCGCGCGGCCGGCGCCGGGATCGGCGCCTTCTACTGCCCGACCGGCGTCGGCACCCCGATCGCCGAGGGGCGGGAGACGAGGGTCATCGACGGCCGCGAGTACGTCCTGGAGTACCCGATCCACGGCGACGTCGCCCTGATCCGCGCGCACGTCGCCGACCGGCTCGGCAACCTCGTCTACCGCAAGACGGCCCGCAACTTCGGCCCGGTCATGGCGACCGCCGCCAAGCTAACGATCGCCCAGGTGTCGAGGATCGTCGAGATCGGCGAACTCGACCCGGAGAACATCGTGACCCCCTCCATCTACGTGAACCGGCTCGTGGAGGTCCCGCGATGAAGACCGCCGAACTCGCCCAGCTCATCGCCGCGGACATCCCCGAGGGCGCCTACGTCAACCTCGGCATCGGCCAGCCCACGTCGATCGCCCGATACTTGAAACCGGACAGCGGCGTCATCCTGCACACCGAGAACGGCATGCTCGGCATGGGCGAGGTGGTGCCCGACGAGGAGGCCGACCGGGACCTCACCAACGCCGGAAAACAGCCGGTCACCGAACTGCCCGGCGCCGCCTACTTCCACCACGCCGACAGCTTCGCCATGATGCGCGGCGGCCACCTCGACGTCTGCGTGATGGGCGCCTTCCAGGTGTCCGCCGACGGCGACCTGGCCAACTGGCACACCGGCGCACCGGACGCCATCCCCGCGGTCGGCGGCGCCATGGACCTCGCGGTCGGCGCCAAGGAGGTCTGGGTGATGATGACCCTCTTCACCAAGACCGGCGAGCCGAAACTCGTTCCGGCCTGCACCTACCCGTTGACCGGCAAGGCGTGCGTGACCCGCGTCTACACCGACGTGGCCACCTTCCTGATCACCCCCGACGGCGTCCAGGTCCGCGACACCCACGGGATCACCGTCGACGACCTGACCGCCCGCCTCGACGTGCCCCTGCTGGCCCCCTGAACCCCACCGGCGGGCAGCGGGCTCAACGTCGCGCCTCCCGCCCGCCGGTTGGTCAAAACCCAGATTTCGTACGACAGAGCCGCGATCCCCTGCCCACGCCCGCCTGTGCCGCGCCCGCCGGGCTGAGATCGGTGGTCCCTCAGCGCAGGACGAACTCGACGGCAGACTCGGGCGTGTCCACGTGGTGGATGCCCGGCACCGGGGTGCCGTCGGCGTGCGTGATCCGCCAGCCGCCCAGGGCGACCACCGGCAGGTCGCCGCGGCGCATGCCGAGGGCGATCTCGCTGAGCGTGCCCCACGAGCCGCCGACGCTGATCAGGGCGTCCGCGCTCCGGACGAGGATCGCGTTCCGGGCCTGACCCATCCCGGTGACCACGGTCGCCGACAGATCCGGCGACGCCCCGGCCCGGCTGTCCCCGGACCACACCCCGACGACCAGCCCGCCCCGGGACCGCGCGCCGGCCGCG includes these proteins:
- a CDS encoding IclR family transcriptional regulator, yielding MGATVTSRALAILGAFDGEHRSLSLTDLARRADLPLATAHRLVGELQRWGALAREPNGEYVIGRRIWQLGLLAPVQSGLRQAASPFLHDLYGTTLATVHLAVRDGLQVLYVERLAGHVSVPVVSRVGSRLPMHATGVGKVLLAYAPEEVRMEVLQNLTRITAYTVTQPARLLEQLRRVRAEGYSTTGEEMSLGACSVAVPVRSGDTVVAALGMVVPDLRRQLPRLVSALQVAAHGIGRTLTGDPSIQWK
- the pcaDC gene encoding bifunctional 3-oxoadipate enol-lactonase/4-carboxymuconolactone decarboxylase PcaDC; protein product: MLTATTFTDAPGRPLLLLGPSVGTTAETLWARCAARLYGRYHVVGWDLPGHGRSAPATGPYTIADLAREVLALAGRIRPGEAFGYAGDSIGGAVGLQLLLDAPERVTAAALLCTGARIGEAPMWHDRAKLVRAEGMEPVVAGSRERWFAPGFTGAEPLIAALRATDTESYARACEALAEFDVRDRLAEIAAPVLAVAGGHDKPTPVDSLAAIADGVLHGRLVVLDDVAHLAPAEAPEVVATLLDQHFDELRATGISVRREVLGPAHVDRATAGTTAFTRDFQDMITRYAWAEIWTRPGLERRDRSLITLTALIALGHHEELAMHVRAARTNGLSDDEIKELILQTAIYCGVPAANTAFRIAQRVLTELDEEQHQ
- the pcaG gene encoding protocatechuate 3,4-dioxygenase subunit alpha, encoding MSAVPGQTVGPFFHLGLEYDGMNELVPPGHPRALRLHGHVYDGAGDPVPDAVIEIWQADPQGHILRQPGSLRRDGWTFTGWGRAATGPDGHYQFTTLEPGATEPGKAPFFAVTVFARGLLDRLFTRAYLPDDPDVLANDTLLESVAPDRRATLIARRDPDGAVFDIRLQGDDETIFLTYPRLRDAWA
- a CDS encoding 3-oxoacid CoA-transferase subunit A; translated protein: MKTRTTDALTAVKEINDGDTVLVGGFGMAGMPVELIDALIEHGAGDLTIVSNNAGNGDTGLAALIAAGRVRKMVCSFPRQADSWHFDGMYRAGKIELELVPQGNLAERMRAAGAGIGAFYCPTGVGTPIAEGRETRVIDGREYVLEYPIHGDVALIRAHVADRLGNLVYRKTARNFGPVMATAAKLTIAQVSRIVEIGELDPENIVTPSIYVNRLVEVPR
- a CDS encoding SLOG cluster 4 domain-containing protein, with product MASVQIAVCGPAECTVEETERARRVGELLAGAGAVVLCGGGAGVMTAVAAGARSRGGLVVGVWSGDSRAGASPDLSATVVTGMGQARNAILVRSADALISVGGSWGTLSEIALGMRRGDLPVVALGGWRITHADGTPVPGIHHVDTPESAVEFVLR
- the pcaH gene encoding protocatechuate 3,4-dioxygenase subunit beta — encoded protein: MESSQADINREIEAAAQQSGGPQPKIDYAPYRSSILRHPKQPAHLIDPEAVELWAPAFGHRDVADDEADLTIQHAGTPLGERIVVTGRVLDGDGRPVAGQLVEVWQANAAGRYRHQRDQHPAPHDPNFTGVGRMLTGPDGTYRFQTIKPGPYPWRNHINAWRPAHIHFSIFGTDFTQRLVTQMYFPGDPLFPLDPIYQSITDPKARELLIAQYDHDVTTPEWSTGYRWDIVLTGTHRTPLESDTEEEVK
- a CDS encoding lyase family protein — translated: MSDLLWPGDERAGDLFTDAAVCAAMVRAEAAWLAALVLHGVAAPDARDDLNGLIGPDDVAAVAAGAESGGNPLIPLLKLLRKRLGARNPAAASWLHRGLTSQDVVDTGLALCLRDAADRIGDDLAAQATTLARLAEEHRDTPMAGRTLTQHAVPITFGLKAAGWLTGVLDARDRLAAVSDLPLQVGGAAGSLAAPVALSGSAVVVGDLIETTAETLGLPVRDPWHTARAPLTGLADAMVTCTDAWGRIANDVLVAARPEIHELSEGTVAGRGGSSAMPNKQNPVLSVLVKRAALAAPFLAATVHAGAAAAVDERPDGGWHVEWATLRTLARRTVTAGSQTAELLAGLQVETAWMTANLTAARPGIDAEQRSINPGAASGEPYPGTTDRIIDAAIARAKEHR
- a CDS encoding 4-hydroxybenzoate 3-monooxygenase, with the translated sequence MRTQVAIIGAGPAGLLLSHLLAQGGVSSVVLETRSEEYVAARIRAGILEHSSVELLESVGLGSRLRAEGDQHRGIYLQWPGERHHLDFVDLTGRSVWVYGQTEVQKDLIAARHADGQEIHYEVSGVELHDVTSDRPYVIFTDKSGQMQRLDAAFVAGCDGSFGPSRQAVPAAKAYEKVYPYSWFGILADVAPSTDELIYAWHPNGFALHSMRSDSVSRLYLQVPNGTDPRSWSDDRIWEELSTRLGHGQNGWKLNPGPITDKSVLPMRSYVQTPMRHGNLFLAGDAAHIVPPTGAKGLNLAIADVAMLGKALIASLKEKNPALADRYSDDAQRRVWRCTHFSWWMTTMLHTSGDPFDAELQLSQLRWVAGSRAGATGLAENYAGLPIGY
- a CDS encoding 3-oxoacid CoA-transferase subunit B — encoded protein: MKTAELAQLIAADIPEGAYVNLGIGQPTSIARYLKPDSGVILHTENGMLGMGEVVPDEEADRDLTNAGKQPVTELPGAAYFHHADSFAMMRGGHLDVCVMGAFQVSADGDLANWHTGAPDAIPAVGGAMDLAVGAKEVWVMMTLFTKTGEPKLVPACTYPLTGKACVTRVYTDVATFLITPDGVQVRDTHGITVDDLTARLDVPLLAP
- a CDS encoding thiolase family protein; translation: MTDSFVYAAARTPFGRYSGALADVRPDDLAATALTGLLAKAPDLDPGRIDDVYWGNANGAGEDNRNVGRMAVLLAGLPTSVPASTVNRLCGSSLDAAIIGSRAIAAGDAEIVVIGGVESMTRAPWVLPKPSRAFPAGNLEAVSTTLGWRLVNPRMPAEWTISLGECNEQLGEKYGISRDRQDAFAARSHQLADKAWNDGFYDSLTVPAGDLTRDEGIRPDSSAEKLAKLKPSFRREGTITAGNASPLNDGAGAVLLGTAAAAFHIGFDPIARIAGRGAHALDPQDFGFAPVQAAEKALRQAGIGWSDVGAVELNEAFAVQSLACVDAWGIDPGIVNTRGGAIAIGHPLGASGARILGTLAHVLRERNQRWGVAAICIGVGQALAVVLENCTQ